In one window of Mercurialis annua linkage group LG4, ddMerAnnu1.2, whole genome shotgun sequence DNA:
- the LOC126679329 gene encoding ubiquitin carboxyl-terminal hydrolase 9-like — protein sequence MTMIADSGDCSMIEKGGGESPSTPQQEKQIVDELMHESERCLKDGNLYYVISYRWFATWERYVSQDNDSNMVDGEPSNSQYFDVVPLSTADRPGPIDNSDIVQNGSNSEADDLELSKTLLERRDYVLVPQQVWDKLLQWYKGGPALPRKMISEGGSNKKQFRVEVYPLQLKVIDSQDHMEFTIRLSKKASLHQLYEKVCAIRGTEREKIIIWDYFNKQKHSSLVESNSTLEESNLQMDQEVLLELRDDGLYPSQSGKDSTGNELALVALEPARTSLSIAGGPTLSNGHSSNNSLNLRPGSAFNPGFSDADDGFGAHNAARKSEKGGLAGLQNMGNTCFMNSALQCLVHTPPLVEYFLQDYSDEINTQNPLGMHGELALVFGELLRKLWSSGRTTIAPRQFKGKLALFAPQFSGYNQHDSQELLAFLLDGLHEDLNRVKQKPYIELKDWGGRPDEEVADECWRNHKARNDSVIVDVCQGQYKSTLVCPVCSKISITFDPFMYLSLPLPSTVTRSMTITVFYGDGTGLPMPYTVSVLKNGLVRDLIQSLASVCCLERDESLLLAEVYEHRIYRLFENLYEQVVSIKDEEYIVAYRLKKETGKLKLEIVHQEKSTPDILKGSWKDFGTPLLTYLEDDLLSGVDIELAVSRLLSPLRRTCSVGVVHHGKENGLVSEAIGETSNSCNDQSEQEDEAMECVKPGDTSNEELLFQLFLSDDRYSAHKRILKNSVIKFGGNRIKVFLEWTENEKKTYDSSYLKDLPVVYHKAGFTAKKTRQEAVSLYSCLEAFLTEEPLGPDDMWYCPGCKEHRQATKKLDLWTLPQILVFHLKRFSYSRYLKNKLETFVDFPIQNLDLSKFVESKDGRSYVYELYAISNHYGGLGGGHYTAFAKLMDENRWYNFDDSRVAPVNEADIKTSAAYVLFYRRVGTEKKAGQGETSQC from the exons ATGACGATGATAGCTGATTCAGGAGACTGTTCGATGATTGAGAAGGGGGGAGGAGAATCTCCGTCTACGCCTCAACAAGAGAAACAGATAGTGGATGAGTTGATGCATGAATCTGAGCGCTGTTTGAAAGATGGCAATCTATACTATGTCATTTCCTACAG GTGGTTTGCAACATGGGAGAGGTATGTTAGCCAGGACAACGATAGCAACATGGTTGATGGGGAGCCATCTAATTCCCAATATTTTGATGTTGTTCCCTTGAGTACAGCGGATAGACCTGGTCCAATTGATAATTCTGATATAGTCCAAAATGGAAGCAACAGTGAGGCCGATGATCTAGAGCTCTCTAAAACATTGTTGGAGCGGAGGGACTATGTTTTAGTTCCTCAACAAGTTTGGGATAAGCTTCTGCAATG GTACAAGGGGGGACCAGCACTGCCAAGAAAGATGATTTCAGAAGGTGGTTCTAACAAGAAGCAATTCCGTGTGGAGGTTTATCCGCTTCAACTCAAAGTAATTGATTCCCAGGATCACATGGAGTTCACTATAAGATTAAGCAAAAAG GCTTCTCTGCATCAGCTTTATGAGAAGGTGTGTGCTATTAGAGGAACAGAGCgagaaaag ATCATTATCTGGGATTACTTTAATAAGCAAAAGCATTCATCATTGGTTGAATCAAACTCTACCTTGGAGGAGTCAAATTTGCAGATGGACCAAGAG GTTCTCCTGGAGTTGAGAGATGACGGACTGTATCCTTCCCAATCGGGAAAGGATTCAACAGGAAACGAGTTGGCTTTGGTAGCCCTGGAACCAGCAAGGACCTCCTTGTCAATTGCTGGGGGTCCAACATTGTCCAATGGACATTCAAGTAATAACAGCTTGAATTTGAGGCCGGGAAGTGCTTTTAACCCCGGATTTTCTGATGCTGATGATGGATTTGGTGCTCACAATGCGGCTAGAAAAAGTGAGAAGGGAGGTTTAGCAGGATTGCAGAATATGGGTAACACATGCTTTATGAACAGCGCCCTTCAGTGCTTGGTTCACACTCCCCCACTTGTCGAATATTTCTTGCAAGATTATTCCGATGAGATCAACACCCAAAATCCTTTAGGAATGCAT GGTGAACTTGCACTTGTATTTGGAGAGTTGTTGAGGAAACTGTGGTCCTCGGGGCGGACTACAATTGCACCACGTCAATTCAAGGGCAAACTTGCGCTATTTGCTCCACAATTTAGTGGTTATAATCAGCATGATTCTCAA GAACTTCTTGCCTTTTTATTGGATGGGCTGCATGAAGATTTGAATCGTGTTAAGCAGAAGCCTTATATTGAATTGAAAGATTGGGGCGGTCGGCCAGATGAGGAGGTTGCAGATGAGTGTTGGAGAAATCATAAGGCTCGTAACGATTCAGTTATAGTGGATGTTTGCCAA GGTCAATATAAGTCGACGTTAGTTTGCCCCGTTTGCAGCAAGATCTCAATTACATTTGATCCCTTTATGTATTTGTCACTGCCGCTACCTTCAACTGTCACGCGTTCGATGACTATAACAGTGTTTTATGGTGATGGAACTGGTCTGCCCATGCCATACACTGTGTCGGTGCTTAAAAATGGCCTTGTCAGAGATCTTATTCAGTCACTGGCTTCTGTATGCTGTTTGGAAAGAGATGAAAGCCTTCTGCTGGCTGAA GTATATGAACATAGGATTTATCGCTTATTTGAAAATCTTTATGAGCAAGTGGTTTCTATAAAGGATGAAGAATATATCGTGGCCTATCGGCTTAAGAAAGAAACAGGGAAACTGAAATTGGAGATCGTTCATCAGGAAAA GTCTACACCAGATATTCTAAAAGGCAGTTGGAAGGATTTTGGAACTCCTCTTCTTACTTATTTGGAAGATGACTTGCTAAGTggagttgatattgagttggCTGTTTCTAGACTGCTCTCACCCTTGAGGAGAACATGTTCAGTTGGTGTGGTTCATCATGGCAAGGAAAATGGTTTAGTTTCAGAAGCCATTGGTGAAACATCGAACAGCTGCAATGACCAATCTGAACAGGAAGATGAGGCAATGGAGTGTGTAAAACCAGGAGACACATCCAATGAGGAGTTGTTATTCCAGCTCTTTTTAAGTGATGATAGGTATTCAGCCCACAAGCGAATTTTGAAAAATTCTGTGATAAAATTTGGAGGGAATCGTATAAAAGTTTTTCTGGAGTGGactgaaaatgaaaagaaaacatATGATTCTAGCTATCTGAAGGATCTCCCGGTGGTTTATCATAAGGCTGGGTTTACTGCTAAGAAAACTAGGCAGGAAGCTGTCTCTTTATATTCATGCCTGGAGGCATTTTTGACTGAAGAACCTTTAGGGCCAGATGATATGTG GTATTGCCCTGGCTGTAAAGAGCATAGACAAGCCACCAAGAAGCTAGATTTATGGACATTGCCTCAGATTCTTGTTTTCCACTTAAAGCGATTTTCATACAGCAGATACCTGAAGAACAAACTGGAAACTTTTGTAGATTTTCCCATTCAAAATCTTGATTTGAGCAAATTTGTCGAAAGTAAGGATGGTCGATCTTATGTATATGAACTATATGCCATCAGCAACCATTATGGCGGTCTAGGTGGCGGGCACTATACTGCTTTTGCAAAG TTGATGGATGAGAATAGATGGTACAATTTTGACGACAGCCGGGTTGCTCCTGTTAATGAGGCTGATATTAAGACTTCAGCTGCTTACGTGTTGTTCTACCGAAGAGTTGGGACTGAAAAAAAGGCAGGACAGGGAGAGACATCACAGTGTTGA